One genomic segment of Cellulophaga sp. HaHaR_3_176 includes these proteins:
- a CDS encoding DUF5458 family protein → MAQVFGSQFIKKKQTDIRNGISNIPTNRTMYLEQLTLSVPVKPLLVKGLGSLQSIFNYFRPSVAVFHEDYQGAIAKETFVYASLDDFEPENLVTKSAVLKQLKIQQVNCLELLKAEDNTRFFTKITKDKEVLENFLLEFESALGKGTELDFIEKQLKAKTSILKMLFSHTNISYTVDRLKKAKLKSSYKSLKGELSALCYLWHYLFINTTSKSDFQKRGKEYYTVVEDRFKANLLNILEIAKPLEIAYYGLNHFIKNTEEESISNLTIINVDKENCSTLDNPVFFNLVAKELKDTYDRLDMMDHYSLMVFPGYFGSHNVLTQWSKIASEHKVVLVTDFSDLDTPEDVVELFEKAEHVQQETYLANTIMTCNWLVARGANKWLGEKEPLYVAPSPALAGKLYSSLLSQACAGTEFGRINSSKGVRFLMTKNDLSTIEQKGLIPMYYTNGNTIAYSAKTLFNGDNLGLQTYSVVRVFDYLSKVLVDYLNQRTFENFNVNIRKETMEEIIQFLDKHVGSGRLISNFKVLRFEKDPKHKDQVLLNLNITPYFPAKNFLIRMYGKSDMNTSSWKTDYSLVK, encoded by the coding sequence ATGGCTCAAGTTTTTGGATCACAATTTATTAAGAAAAAACAGACGGATATTCGTAACGGAATAAGTAATATTCCTACGAATAGAACTATGTATTTAGAGCAATTAACACTCTCTGTACCCGTAAAACCATTACTGGTAAAGGGCTTAGGAAGTTTACAGAGTATTTTTAATTACTTCAGGCCTTCTGTGGCCGTTTTTCATGAAGATTACCAAGGAGCAATAGCAAAAGAAACATTTGTATATGCTTCATTAGATGACTTTGAACCTGAGAATTTAGTAACCAAAAGTGCAGTGTTAAAGCAGTTAAAAATACAACAGGTTAATTGTTTAGAACTTTTAAAAGCAGAAGATAATACTCGTTTTTTTACTAAAATAACAAAAGATAAAGAAGTACTAGAAAATTTTTTATTAGAATTTGAAAGTGCTCTAGGTAAAGGCACTGAACTAGATTTTATTGAAAAACAGTTAAAAGCTAAAACTTCAATTTTAAAAATGCTGTTTTCTCATACAAATATTTCTTATACGGTAGATAGGTTAAAGAAAGCCAAATTAAAAAGCAGTTATAAAAGTTTAAAAGGTGAATTATCGGCTCTTTGTTACTTATGGCATTATCTATTTATAAACACGACCTCTAAATCAGATTTTCAAAAAAGAGGAAAAGAGTATTATACTGTAGTTGAAGATAGGTTTAAAGCTAATCTTTTAAATATTTTAGAAATAGCAAAACCTTTAGAGATCGCTTATTATGGTTTAAACCATTTTATAAAAAATACAGAAGAAGAAAGTATTTCTAACCTTACTATAATAAATGTAGATAAAGAGAATTGCAGCACATTAGATAATCCAGTTTTTTTTAATTTAGTAGCAAAAGAATTAAAAGATACTTATGATAGGCTAGATATGATGGACCATTATAGTTTAATGGTGTTTCCTGGTTATTTTGGGTCGCATAATGTACTTACCCAATGGTCAAAAATTGCAAGCGAACATAAAGTAGTATTAGTAACAGATTTTTCAGATTTAGACACACCAGAAGATGTTGTAGAACTTTTTGAAAAAGCAGAACATGTGCAGCAAGAAACATATTTAGCAAATACAATAATGACCTGTAATTGGTTGGTGGCTCGCGGGGCAAACAAATGGTTAGGAGAAAAAGAACCTTTATATGTAGCACCATCGCCAGCATTAGCAGGTAAACTATATTCAAGCCTTTTATCACAAGCATGTGCAGGTACCGAATTTGGTAGAATTAATAGTAGTAAAGGTGTTCGGTTTTTAATGACAAAAAATGATTTGTCGACTATAGAACAAAAAGGACTGATACCGATGTACTATACAAATGGCAATACCATTGCATACTCTGCTAAAACCTTGTTTAATGGTGATAATTTAGGTTTGCAAACCTATAGTGTAGTTCGTGTATTCGATTATTTATCAAAAGTACTTGTCGATTATTTAAACCAACGAACTTTTGAAAACTTCAATGTTAATATTCGAAAAGAGACAATGGAAGAAATTATACAGTTTTTAGATAAGCATGTAGGGTCAGGTAGGTTGATAAGCAATTTTAAAGTGTTGCGTTTTGAGAAGGATCCAAAACATAAAGATCAAGTGCTTTTAAACTTAAATATTACACCCTATTTTCCTGCAAAAAATTTCTTGATACGCATGTATGGTAAAAGTGATATGAATACAAGTAGTTGGAAAACAGATTATAGTTTAGTAAAATAA
- the tssD gene encoding type VI secretion system tube protein TssD, which translates to MKGILEINGDKLNVLYFNNGIHTEVDSTGRPWGMPKGGVFSITIPLTSNIGGLTRAALDDTLQVKGELLFYQWDMLKIASKLEFANAHVI; encoded by the coding sequence ATGAAAGGCATACTAGAAATAAACGGAGATAAATTAAATGTGCTATACTTTAATAATGGTATACATACAGAGGTAGATAGTACAGGCAGGCCATGGGGTATGCCAAAAGGTGGTGTATTTAGTATAACAATACCTTTAACAAGTAATATTGGTGGTTTAACTAGAGCAGCTTTAGATGATACATTACAGGTAAAAGGTGAGCTTTTATTTTACCAGTGGGATATGCTTAAAATAGCCTCAAAATTAGAATTTGCAAATGCCCATGTGATATAA